A window of Chloroflexota bacterium contains these coding sequences:
- a CDS encoding polysaccharide biosynthesis tyrosine autokinase, producing MLIILAKLKYPIRSLLITSPSAGAGKSTISANLGTALAQGGKRAVIVDADMRRPTQHTYHQLTNQLGLSAVFVYRTDFTDSQALPEGLIQATKSDGLEVMTAGKNPPNPSELLASEKMNQLIRYLSTEWDVLIIDSPPLMVVTDAAILAPRVDGVLLVVKPGETKLTAARDAVEQLRRVGANLIGVVINEVDPKSGRYGYYYRYDDQYYGHPEGEGSAKSRLVRRALVGFAAVAVFLGAVWLGLGVATGQGLPAWMGGSTKATPTTISVAQALSEATAMKESPIATPTLPQQSVTKVSGTEGGEATATLAPTSIPTLTPTLLQPTPGPGLATPFGAQNEYLLHQVKFGDNLPTLAEQFQTDRDVIVAANGLLPNQSLQPDQVIVIMPGRTDSLGIVPLTVLFLDEEVLVADFAASRGATVEELIQYNALGAHETIPPGRWVIFPRRVVIPTVVPTAIPTLDLSFALTAPFGPANEYVLHQVGPGESVPVLEDLYLTSAEVIYAANEVKGSIQAGQVLVIMIERTDPTNVVRFSVINVMEDIRAEDLAIDLGVLTMDILSYNNLESGDTILAGSWVIYPAAENE from the coding sequence ATGCTCATTATTTTGGCGAAACTAAAGTACCCTATTCGTTCCCTGTTGATTACCAGCCCCTCGGCGGGCGCGGGCAAATCCACCATATCGGCGAATTTGGGTACAGCCCTTGCCCAGGGGGGGAAGCGCGCTGTGATCGTGGATGCCGACATGCGCCGCCCGACGCAGCACACCTACCACCAACTTACCAATCAGTTGGGCCTCAGCGCTGTATTTGTCTATCGAACCGATTTTACGGACAGCCAGGCTCTACCCGAAGGATTAATTCAGGCAACAAAATCTGACGGGTTGGAAGTGATGACGGCAGGGAAGAATCCACCCAATCCATCCGAGCTGTTGGCCTCCGAGAAAATGAACCAGCTCATTCGATATTTGAGCACGGAATGGGATGTGCTGATTATTGATTCGCCGCCGTTGATGGTTGTAACTGATGCGGCAATCCTTGCGCCTCGTGTAGATGGCGTTTTGTTGGTCGTAAAACCTGGTGAAACAAAACTAACCGCGGCGCGCGATGCGGTGGAACAGTTGCGCCGGGTGGGGGCGAACCTGATAGGGGTTGTGATTAATGAAGTAGACCCAAAATCAGGACGTTACGGATACTATTATCGTTATGATGACCAGTATTACGGACATCCAGAAGGTGAAGGCAGTGCGAAAAGCCGTCTGGTACGGCGAGCGTTGGTCGGATTTGCCGCGGTTGCAGTATTCTTGGGCGCTGTATGGCTAGGGTTGGGTGTGGCTACCGGGCAGGGTCTTCCCGCCTGGATGGGCGGCAGCACCAAAGCAACCCCCACTACAATATCTGTAGCTCAAGCGTTATCAGAAGCTACTGCGATGAAAGAGTCGCCTATTGCAACGCCGACTTTGCCACAGCAATCCGTTACTAAAGTTTCGGGCACGGAGGGGGGTGAAGCGACAGCTACTCTGGCGCCTACTTCCATACCTACGCTAACCCCTACTCTCTTGCAGCCCACCCCCGGGCCTGGTCTGGCTACTCCCTTTGGGGCACAGAACGAATATCTGCTTCACCAGGTTAAGTTTGGTGATAACCTTCCTACACTGGCAGAACAATTTCAGACGGATCGTGATGTGATTGTCGCAGCAAACGGATTGCTGCCCAATCAGAGTTTACAGCCCGATCAGGTGATTGTGATTATGCCTGGTCGCACCGATTCTTTAGGGATTGTGCCGCTTACTGTTTTATTTTTAGATGAAGAAGTCCTGGTTGCCGATTTTGCCGCCAGCCGTGGTGCGACGGTTGAAGAACTCATCCAGTATAACGCGCTTGGCGCGCATGAGACCATCCCGCCCGGGCGCTGGGTAATTTTCCCGCGGCGTGTGGTTATCCCAACGGTTGTCCCCACGGCAATCCCGACCCTTGATTTGAGTTTCGCGCTAACAGCGCCTTTTGGTCCGGCGAATGAGTATGTGCTGCACCAGGTGGGGCCTGGGGAGAGTGTGCCTGTGTTGGAAGACCTGTACCTGACCTCAGCCGAAGTTATTTACGCAGCGAATGAAGTCAAAGGCAGCATCCAGGCTGGACAAGTGTTGGTGATTATGATTGAGCGTACAGATCCAACCAATGTGGTGCGTTTCTCGGTCATCAATGTGATGGAAGATATTCGGGCAGAGGATTTAGCGATTGATCTGGGCGTATTGACCATGGATATCTTGTCGTACAACAACCTTGAATCGGGCGATACCATCCTGGCAGGCAGTTGGGTGATCTATCCGGCCGCGGAAAATGAGTAG